A single genomic interval of Alteromonas sp. CI.11.F.A3 harbors:
- a CDS encoding DsbA family oxidoreductase → MKKVTIDMVSDVVCPWCIIGYERLQKAIAQLDDIEVTIQFHPFELNPNMPQEGQDVREHIMEKYGLTPAQSDQNRQQLIDAGASVGFEFDYFDGMRMANTFNAHQVLHYAGEKGKQEALKLRLFAAYFSERKNVNDTDVLVSEAVSVGLNEQEVRELLANQTYADVVREHENLWLQRGIQSVPTFVIGNNGVAGAQDPDTLAQFIVQASTEQ, encoded by the coding sequence ATGAAAAAAGTAACAATAGATATGGTGTCAGATGTAGTTTGCCCTTGGTGCATTATTGGTTACGAACGTCTACAAAAAGCCATCGCGCAATTAGACGATATAGAAGTAACCATTCAATTCCACCCGTTTGAACTTAATCCGAACATGCCGCAAGAAGGCCAAGACGTTCGTGAACATATAATGGAAAAATACGGGCTTACACCAGCACAAAGCGATCAAAACCGACAACAACTTATTGATGCAGGTGCATCAGTTGGTTTTGAGTTTGATTACTTCGACGGCATGCGCATGGCGAATACCTTCAATGCACACCAAGTGCTGCACTATGCAGGGGAAAAAGGTAAGCAAGAAGCGCTAAAATTACGCTTGTTTGCCGCATATTTCAGCGAAAGAAAAAACGTGAACGATACTGACGTGTTAGTAAGCGAAGCCGTGTCTGTAGGGTTAAACGAGCAAGAGGTACGTGAACTTTTGGCTAATCAAACTTACGCCGATGTGGTTCGAGAGCACGAGAACTTATGGTTGCAACGTGGTATTCAAAGTGTGCCTACTTTTGTGATTGGCAATAATGGTGTTGCAGGCGCACAAGACCCAGACACTTTAGCGCAATTTATTGTGCAAGCATCAACCGAGCAATGA
- a CDS encoding acyl-CoA dehydrogenase family protein, with the protein MNFEYNERTQTLLTKLRAFMQEEVYPIEKEYVHAVENGENRWQTPDMMQTLKQRAKDAGLWNLFLPEEYKPYGAGLSNAEYAPLCEEMGRVLFSSEIFNCSAPDTGNMEVLAKYGNEEQKKQWLEPLLNGEIRSAFAMTEPAVASSDATNIETSITRDGDEYVINGRKWYTSGAMNENCKIMVVMGKTDFEAARHQQQSQILVPMDTKGVTIVRPMAAMGYFDEPVGHAEVLFDNVRVPVSNLLLGEGRGFEIAQGRLGPGRIHHCMRLIGCAQRALDLACERVEQREAFGKPLSKQQSVRESIAQMHCDIEQARLLTLKAADKMDRYGNKVSRDIIAAIKIVAPKMACKVIDEAIQMHGAAGTSQDYALSAMYAYARTIRLADGPDQVHMMQLGRNLIAEKNA; encoded by the coding sequence ATGAACTTTGAATATAATGAAAGAACACAAACGCTTTTAACGAAATTAAGAGCCTTCATGCAAGAAGAAGTGTACCCAATTGAAAAGGAATATGTTCACGCGGTAGAAAATGGTGAGAACCGGTGGCAAACCCCCGATATGATGCAAACCCTCAAACAACGCGCTAAAGACGCGGGCCTTTGGAATCTATTCTTGCCCGAGGAATACAAACCTTATGGGGCTGGGTTATCAAATGCTGAGTACGCCCCTTTATGTGAAGAGATGGGGCGCGTGTTGTTTAGCTCAGAAATTTTCAATTGTAGCGCGCCAGATACCGGCAACATGGAAGTATTGGCGAAGTACGGAAATGAAGAGCAAAAAAAACAATGGCTAGAGCCGTTGCTTAATGGCGAAATTCGTTCGGCATTTGCCATGACCGAGCCAGCAGTAGCTTCAAGTGATGCGACTAATATTGAAACCTCTATTACCCGCGATGGCGATGAATACGTAATCAACGGACGCAAATGGTACACCAGTGGTGCCATGAACGAAAATTGCAAAATCATGGTGGTAATGGGTAAAACTGATTTTGAAGCTGCTCGCCATCAACAACAGTCGCAAATTTTAGTGCCAATGGATACTAAGGGTGTCACCATTGTGCGCCCAATGGCTGCGATGGGTTATTTTGATGAACCAGTAGGGCATGCGGAAGTATTGTTCGATAACGTGCGTGTTCCAGTAAGTAACTTATTACTTGGTGAAGGCAGGGGTTTTGAAATTGCACAAGGTCGCTTAGGGCCAGGTCGTATTCATCACTGCATGCGTTTAATTGGCTGTGCGCAGCGCGCCTTAGATTTAGCCTGCGAGCGAGTAGAGCAGCGTGAAGCGTTTGGTAAGCCACTTAGCAAGCAGCAGTCAGTGCGAGAGAGTATTGCGCAAATGCATTGTGACATTGAGCAAGCTCGCTTATTAACACTTAAAGCCGCCGATAAAATGGACAGATACGGCAATAAAGTCTCTCGCGATATTATTGCTGCGATAAAAATTGTTGCACCTAAAATGGCGTGTAAGGTTATTGACGAAGCTATTCAAATGCACGGTGCTGCCGGTACAAGCCAAGACTACGCCTTGTCAGCCATGTACGCGTACGCCAGAACCATTCGTTTAGCAGATGGCCCTGATCAAGTGCACATGATGCAACTGGGTCGCAATCTTATTGCCGAAAAGAACGCTTAA
- a CDS encoding NADPH:quinone oxidoreductase family protein — MKAIVCEAFGPIDDLKCKEIDDPVIKPGHVVVNVEAAGVNFPDGLLVQGLYQMKPPCPFVPGNEVAGVVAEVGEGVKHISVGQRVIALSNLGGFAEKVLVPATHVMPLPDPIDVKEGAALVTAHATAHHALKQRAKIQPGETLVVTGAAGGTGLAAVQIGKEMGATVIAVCSTEEKLALAKEHGADILINYKEKNLKDAIKEATDGKGADVVYECVGGDTFHACSRSMAWEGRLLVVGFAGGEIPQFPVNLSLVKGYSVVGVFWGSFTQHDPKGFAANMQELLTWYVQGKVKVVVDEALPMDRATEAMAKVMNREVKGKMVITP; from the coding sequence ATGAAAGCGATTGTATGTGAGGCATTTGGACCAATAGACGATTTAAAATGCAAAGAAATTGACGATCCAGTAATCAAGCCAGGGCACGTAGTCGTGAATGTAGAGGCGGCTGGTGTAAATTTCCCTGATGGGCTACTGGTGCAAGGTTTATATCAAATGAAACCGCCATGCCCATTCGTGCCAGGAAATGAAGTGGCTGGTGTGGTAGCCGAAGTGGGAGAAGGTGTAAAGCATATTAGTGTAGGACAGCGCGTTATTGCATTGTCTAACCTAGGTGGCTTTGCCGAGAAAGTATTGGTGCCTGCTACGCATGTTATGCCATTACCCGATCCTATCGATGTAAAAGAAGGTGCTGCACTAGTGACTGCGCACGCTACTGCCCACCATGCGCTAAAACAGCGAGCCAAAATTCAACCGGGTGAAACCCTTGTGGTAACAGGCGCGGCTGGCGGTACTGGCTTAGCGGCAGTGCAAATAGGTAAGGAAATGGGGGCTACGGTTATCGCCGTTTGCTCTACTGAAGAAAAGCTTGCGCTGGCCAAAGAGCATGGCGCAGATATACTTATTAACTACAAAGAAAAGAACCTAAAAGATGCCATTAAAGAAGCCACAGACGGTAAAGGCGCTGATGTGGTTTACGAATGTGTTGGTGGCGATACTTTTCACGCCTGTAGCCGCAGTATGGCGTGGGAAGGGCGTTTGCTTGTAGTTGGTTTTGCGGGTGGTGAAATTCCTCAATTCCCTGTGAACTTATCGTTAGTGAAAGGCTATTCAGTAGTTGGCGTATTTTGGGGTTCATTCACCCAGCACGATCCAAAAGGCTTTGCCGCTAACATGCAAGAGCTTTTAACCTGGTATGTGCAAGGTAAAGTGAAAGTTGTGGTAGATGAAGCCTTACCCATGGACCGTGCTACCGAAGCCATGGCTAAAGTGATGAACCGCGAAGTAAAAGGCAAAATGGTTATTACACCATAG
- a CDS encoding SGNH/GDSL hydrolase family protein, producing the protein MGCCHCINKVASKADFKDHAHSKSSLALLIAGDSAAAGVGVSTQKQALSGWLVESLSANYCINWELKAKTGANSTDLLSMLQRAKPNSEPTVDSNSTPPSLLTSTQILNSTYDFHTPIECRAFDVAVISIGVNDVTGFTSLRKWRSNLTQIIEILKARYQCKFIVFTALPPMHEFPALPQPLRWVLGQKAKYLNAALLKLVNKYHGVNVLTLTLNPIDNSQSNNTHNYMADDGFHPQVAGYHLWSNAVVKLVNEELDELVGKNSHVG; encoded by the coding sequence GTGGGCTGTTGCCATTGCATTAACAAGGTCGCGAGCAAAGCAGATTTTAAAGACCATGCGCATTCAAAATCTTCATTGGCGTTATTAATTGCGGGAGATTCCGCCGCCGCTGGTGTGGGAGTATCTACCCAAAAACAAGCACTATCTGGGTGGCTAGTGGAAAGCTTATCAGCAAATTACTGCATTAATTGGGAGTTAAAGGCCAAGACAGGAGCTAACAGTACTGATTTGTTATCCATGTTGCAGCGGGCTAAACCAAACTCTGAACCTACTGTTGATTCTAATTCAACGCCGCCTTCACTACTTACTTCTACGCAAATACTCAATTCTACCTATGACTTCCACACGCCTATTGAATGCAGAGCGTTTGACGTGGCGGTAATTTCAATAGGGGTTAATGATGTTACTGGTTTTACTTCTTTGCGGAAGTGGCGTAGCAACCTAACGCAAATAATTGAAATACTAAAAGCGCGATACCAGTGTAAGTTTATTGTATTTACTGCGCTGCCTCCCATGCACGAATTTCCCGCGCTACCTCAACCATTACGGTGGGTATTAGGGCAAAAAGCGAAGTACCTTAATGCAGCCTTGCTAAAGCTGGTGAACAAATATCATGGGGTTAACGTACTCACCCTAACGCTAAATCCAATAGATAATAGCCAATCAAACAACACACACAATTACATGGCCGATGACGGTTTTCATCCGCAAGTTGCGGGCTATCATCTGTGGTCTAACGCTGTTGTGAAGTTAGTGAACGAAGAACTTGATGAATTGGTCGGTAAAAATAGCCATGTTGGTTGA
- a CDS encoding histidine phosphatase family protein — protein sequence MTDIYLVRHGQASFGAANYDKLSDLGAQQSEWLGHYFKQRDITFDSVFMGDMVRHRETAEGIAKGAGFLPQANINSELNEFNFQAVATAFLTRYPDQKVPEGASRAEYYRLLKKAMLAWAANELDHNLLDESWAGFEDRVATMLSALQSSEAKRVLVVSSGGAIAMMLKHILGYDAPMVINMNLQIRNASFSQCFANTRGVHLNNFNSVPHLDVVDRLHAVTYS from the coding sequence ATGACTGACATCTACCTAGTACGCCACGGGCAAGCATCTTTTGGCGCAGCAAACTACGACAAACTCAGCGACTTAGGTGCACAACAGTCCGAGTGGCTTGGGCACTATTTCAAGCAGCGCGATATTACTTTCGATAGTGTTTTTATGGGTGACATGGTGCGCCACAGAGAGACCGCCGAAGGTATTGCAAAGGGGGCAGGTTTTTTACCCCAAGCAAACATCAATAGTGAACTGAACGAATTTAACTTCCAAGCTGTGGCAACGGCATTTTTAACCCGATACCCAGATCAAAAAGTCCCCGAAGGTGCGTCTCGCGCTGAATATTATCGCTTGCTTAAAAAAGCCATGCTGGCATGGGCAGCCAATGAACTGGACCATAACCTGTTAGATGAAAGTTGGGCGGGCTTCGAAGACAGGGTTGCCACCATGCTAAGCGCACTTCAAAGCTCAGAAGCTAAGCGAGTGCTAGTGGTGAGTTCAGGTGGTGCTATTGCCATGATGTTAAAACACATACTCGGATACGACGCTCCAATGGTTATTAACATGAACTTGCAGATTAGAAATGCGAGTTTTTCTCAGTGCTTCGCGAATACTCGCGGCGTGCATCTGAACAATTTCAACAGCGTACCACATTTAGATGTTGTGGATAGATTACACGCTGTGACATACAGCTAA
- a CDS encoding TonB-dependent receptor, producing the protein MKKLLPKHTLVALGVSLGIAASCTSSLAYSQDSALEHITVQAQKTAQNLQEVPVAVTALSGDDLIETVVKDVFDLQNYVPAFGAFQNQSVTNSGFSIRGIGTSSQNFGFESSVGLYVDGVYRSRQNALINDLVDIVAIEVLRGPQGTLFGKNTAAGAMTLTSVAPSHTDTDGFVEVLAGNDSLLRVSAGASFSLIGDVLAMRISGFKTEGDGYITDATSGQSLNNKNRSAVKAQWLYTPTENVSVRIIADYGELNERCCGALTWQNNFQANEIPGKYGTDALLSQPPFNATIYSKDDFYDFTTSLSQPPLSKMEDKGVSAQIDVALNTQWSLVGITAYRAFDSIDNVDTDFSNADLLTATNDAKQQSFSQELRLHYKSDKIRGLLGAYYFSQNLDLTFNTTTQSAFDSFFSIAGAQLLPLANAIDGLSAATGGLIAPSGVAAPSNTVFMHTANQEQDSVALFAQADWLLSDSLTLTTGLRFTDEKKSIDGRYTEQGPAIDGLNGAPDSKPNIGAALIALTDIGAALSTGGAISPTSLNALAPFQQAGWGYFFLGSSAVLPRPDLNEKIDDNQLTGTVKLAYQPNKNQLIYASLATGYKAGGTNTDRISPSLDATFEAEKARSAEIGLKQDWPEYGVRVNVAAHYSTIKDFQATTFTGTGFNLQNAGDIHVKGLEVETTWLISANTELQLNASRTLANFDTFKQGTCWVAYSWHTGIDDPGRASPTDPYCARDGDRVGFEPQNSFSAMLDHHFSVASYDATISADYQYTGDVYLDDSNDPYKQSGSYEIINARLALHLDEWDSEVIVWARNLLDEEYIARSGFDVPVQEGKIMAYAGAPRTFGVSVRKRF; encoded by the coding sequence ATGAAAAAATTGCTGCCCAAGCACACACTTGTCGCACTAGGTGTTTCACTAGGTATTGCGGCGAGTTGCACATCTTCGCTTGCTTACAGCCAAGATAGCGCCTTAGAGCACATTACTGTTCAGGCTCAAAAAACAGCACAAAATTTACAAGAAGTGCCTGTTGCCGTCACCGCCCTATCTGGAGACGATTTAATTGAAACTGTGGTTAAAGACGTTTTTGATTTACAAAACTATGTACCAGCTTTTGGTGCTTTTCAAAATCAAAGCGTGACTAATTCAGGGTTTTCTATTCGCGGTATTGGCACATCTTCACAAAACTTCGGTTTCGAATCTTCTGTGGGTTTATATGTGGATGGGGTTTATCGTTCAAGGCAAAATGCCCTTATAAACGATTTAGTCGATATTGTCGCTATTGAAGTACTGCGCGGCCCCCAAGGCACCTTGTTTGGTAAAAATACCGCAGCGGGCGCAATGACACTTACCTCTGTGGCGCCAAGTCATACTGATACCGATGGGTTTGTAGAAGTACTGGCGGGCAATGATTCATTATTGAGAGTAAGCGCTGGTGCTTCATTCTCGTTAATTGGTGATGTATTAGCCATGCGTATTTCTGGCTTTAAGACCGAGGGTGATGGTTATATTACCGATGCCACTTCTGGGCAAAGTTTAAACAATAAAAATCGCTCAGCGGTAAAGGCTCAGTGGCTTTATACGCCAACAGAAAACGTGAGCGTTCGTATTATTGCCGATTACGGTGAGTTAAACGAGCGTTGTTGCGGTGCGCTTACTTGGCAAAATAATTTTCAGGCAAATGAAATTCCTGGAAAATATGGCACCGATGCGTTGTTATCACAGCCTCCCTTTAATGCCACCATTTATAGCAAAGACGATTTTTATGACTTCACCACGTCGTTGTCTCAGCCACCTCTTTCAAAAATGGAAGATAAAGGTGTCTCGGCTCAAATTGATGTAGCTCTTAATACACAATGGTCTTTAGTGGGAATTACGGCCTATCGGGCTTTTGACAGCATAGATAATGTAGATACAGATTTTTCAAATGCGGATCTGCTAACCGCCACTAACGATGCAAAACAACAGTCTTTCTCTCAAGAATTAAGACTGCATTATAAAAGCGACAAAATTCGTGGACTTTTGGGTGCATATTACTTCAGCCAAAATTTAGATTTAACCTTTAATACCACGACACAGTCGGCATTCGATAGCTTCTTTAGCATTGCAGGTGCCCAATTACTTCCCTTGGCAAATGCAATTGATGGACTCAGCGCAGCCACAGGTGGGTTGATCGCCCCTTCTGGGGTAGCTGCTCCAAGCAATACCGTATTTATGCATACAGCAAATCAAGAACAAGACAGTGTTGCTCTTTTTGCTCAAGCTGACTGGTTGCTTTCTGATTCACTTACCTTAACGACTGGACTGCGTTTTACCGATGAAAAGAAGTCGATAGATGGTAGGTACACCGAACAAGGCCCTGCCATTGATGGGTTAAACGGCGCCCCCGATAGTAAACCGAACATAGGAGCGGCGTTAATCGCATTAACCGATATTGGCGCAGCGCTTAGTACTGGAGGTGCCATTAGCCCAACCTCATTAAATGCCCTAGCGCCTTTTCAACAAGCTGGCTGGGGATATTTCTTCTTAGGATCATCAGCGGTGCTTCCACGACCCGATTTAAACGAAAAAATAGATGATAACCAGCTAACGGGCACAGTAAAGCTTGCTTATCAGCCTAATAAAAACCAGCTGATTTATGCTAGTTTAGCAACAGGTTATAAGGCTGGCGGCACTAATACCGACCGCATTTCACCGTCTTTAGATGCCACTTTTGAGGCTGAAAAGGCCCGCAGTGCAGAAATAGGGTTAAAACAGGACTGGCCTGAATATGGTGTGCGGGTAAATGTTGCGGCACATTATTCTACTATTAAAGATTTTCAAGCGACCACTTTTACTGGCACAGGGTTTAACCTACAAAACGCAGGCGACATTCATGTTAAAGGACTGGAGGTTGAAACTACTTGGTTGATAAGCGCAAATACAGAACTTCAGCTTAATGCATCACGTACGTTAGCCAATTTCGATACCTTCAAACAGGGTACATGTTGGGTGGCTTATTCATGGCATACTGGTATTGACGATCCGGGCAGAGCGTCACCTACCGACCCATATTGCGCACGAGACGGTGACAGGGTGGGCTTCGAGCCCCAAAACAGCTTTTCAGCTATGCTAGACCACCATTTTTCAGTGGCGAGTTACGACGCTACAATAAGCGCAGATTATCAATATACGGGCGATGTATATTTGGATGATTCGAACGACCCGTATAAACAGTCTGGTTCATACGAGATTATTAACGCTCGACTTGCACTTCATCTTGATGAATGGGACAGCGAAGTCATTGTATGGGCTCGAAATCTTTTAGATGAAGAATATATCGCCAGAAGCGGTTTTGATGTGCCAGTGCAAGAAGGAAAAATTATGGCTTACGCCGGCGCACCTCGCACCTTTGGTGTATCGGTAAGAAAGCGTTTTTAA
- a CDS encoding phosphotransferase family protein, which produces MATHTLDIDTLNRYLNKACPEIGTVLSAEKFSGGQSNPTFKLNADSGVYVLRRQPPGKLLKSAHAVDREYRVINALSNTEVPVPKVYHLCEDADIIGSMFYIMAYVEGDIYWNSALPEVDSPKTRGAMYDEMNRVLAVMHSVDIEAAGLTSYGKPGSYFSRQLSRWTQQYRASELEHVEDIEQLITYLEENLPEDDGQIALVHGDFRLDNMMFDMSNLDAPKVIAVLDWELSTLGHPYADLAYQCMQLRLPSDIAHASGLGGLDRDALGIPSEEEYVNAYCKRRGIDKIDNWTFYLAFSFFRLAAILQGVVKRAHDGNASSDKAMQLGAMVRPLAQIANKTIHHNG; this is translated from the coding sequence GTGGCTACGCACACACTAGATATAGACACGTTAAATCGCTACTTAAATAAGGCGTGCCCAGAAATAGGCACGGTATTGTCGGCAGAGAAATTCTCTGGTGGGCAATCTAACCCTACGTTTAAATTAAATGCTGATTCTGGCGTTTATGTGCTGCGTCGCCAACCGCCGGGGAAACTGCTTAAGTCTGCCCATGCGGTTGATCGCGAGTACCGCGTGATTAATGCACTCAGTAATACAGAAGTACCTGTGCCTAAGGTTTATCACTTGTGTGAAGATGCCGACATTATAGGCAGTATGTTTTACATCATGGCTTACGTTGAGGGCGACATCTATTGGAACAGCGCCTTACCGGAAGTCGATAGCCCCAAAACCCGTGGTGCCATGTACGATGAAATGAACCGCGTGTTGGCAGTAATGCACAGTGTTGATATTGAAGCCGCTGGGTTAACGAGTTACGGCAAACCCGGGAGTTACTTTTCACGTCAGTTAAGCCGCTGGACTCAACAATACCGTGCGTCTGAGCTAGAACACGTTGAAGACATCGAACAGCTTATTACCTATTTAGAAGAAAATTTGCCTGAAGACGACGGGCAGATAGCCTTAGTTCACGGTGATTTTAGGTTAGATAATATGATGTTTGATATGTCTAACCTTGATGCACCTAAAGTGATTGCGGTACTTGATTGGGAACTGTCTACCTTAGGGCATCCATATGCTGATTTAGCCTATCAATGCATGCAATTGCGTTTACCGAGTGACATTGCCCACGCTTCCGGCTTAGGCGGGTTAGACAGAGACGCGCTAGGGATTCCTAGTGAAGAAGAATACGTAAATGCCTATTGCAAACGACGGGGCATCGACAAAATAGACAACTGGACGTTTTACCTCGCGTTTAGTTTTTTCCGTTTAGCGGCCATCCTGCAAGGGGTGGTAAAACGAGCCCATGACGGGAATGCATCAAGCGACAAGGCGATGCAATTAGGCGCTATGGTGCGCCCTTTGGCACAAATTGCGAATAAAACAATTCATCATAACGGGTAA
- the hemN gene encoding oxygen-independent coproporphyrinogen III oxidase: protein MNSPIEQATSTITKYAQQAPRYTSYPTALKFEAVNDGLLESASENCGADTISLYIHIPFCEALCYYCGCNKIVTRHNEKADHYLSYIEKEMVAKKSLYKDKKVVALHLGGGSPSFLSAIQHTYLMYLIKKHFLISSDAEFSIELDPRNVTCDYLEDLNELGYTRVSFGVQDINVDVQQSINRVQSTAHIAKLVFSAKNIGYTSVNLDLIYGLPKQTMEKFRTTVVAVKAMSPDRISLFSYAHLPDRFAAQRKIPLDTLPTPDEKAALHQMAVESFTKTGFEMIGLDHFAKPSDTLAMAKHNHVLHRNFQGYTTHKNSDLLGLGVSAISTIGNAYGQNPKQLKDYYNRLDNDSPLTANGIALSLDDRIRRDVIMSLMCNLYLDKKDIEDKYDINFNGYFCIELTSLKSLVADGIIELSDRYISVPDKSRIYIRAICARFDAYLNKDHHISRYSTAI from the coding sequence ATGAATTCGCCAATTGAACAAGCCACAAGTACAATTACAAAGTATGCACAACAGGCGCCACGTTACACTTCTTACCCTACTGCACTTAAATTTGAGGCGGTGAATGACGGCTTATTAGAGAGCGCGTCTGAAAACTGCGGTGCCGATACCATAAGTTTGTATATTCACATCCCTTTCTGCGAAGCGCTTTGCTATTACTGTGGCTGCAATAAAATAGTGACCCGCCACAACGAAAAAGCCGACCATTACCTTAGCTATATTGAAAAAGAGATGGTAGCGAAAAAGTCGCTATATAAAGATAAAAAAGTGGTAGCGCTTCATTTAGGTGGAGGTTCTCCTAGCTTCCTTTCAGCAATACAACATACCTATTTAATGTATCTGATTAAGAAACACTTTCTTATTTCCAGTGATGCAGAGTTTTCGATTGAGTTAGATCCTAGAAATGTGACTTGTGATTACTTAGAGGATTTAAATGAGTTAGGTTACACCCGCGTTAGCTTCGGTGTGCAAGATATTAATGTGGATGTTCAGCAGTCTATCAATCGGGTTCAAAGTACGGCTCACATTGCAAAATTAGTGTTTAGTGCAAAAAACATAGGCTATACCTCGGTTAATCTAGACTTGATTTATGGTTTACCCAAACAAACTATGGAGAAGTTTCGCACCACGGTAGTGGCGGTAAAAGCCATGTCTCCCGACCGAATCTCTCTTTTTAGTTATGCCCATTTACCCGATAGGTTCGCAGCCCAGCGAAAAATACCGTTAGATACTCTACCTACCCCTGATGAAAAAGCGGCACTGCACCAAATGGCAGTAGAGAGCTTTACTAAAACAGGTTTTGAGATGATTGGTTTAGATCACTTCGCTAAACCCAGTGATACTTTAGCCATGGCTAAGCACAACCATGTATTACACCGAAACTTTCAAGGCTACACTACCCATAAAAACAGTGACTTACTTGGTTTAGGTGTATCGGCTATTAGCACAATAGGCAATGCGTATGGTCAGAACCCTAAGCAACTTAAAGACTATTATAACCGGTTAGATAACGACTCACCGCTAACGGCCAATGGCATTGCGTTAAGCTTAGACGATCGTATCCGCCGAGATGTGATCATGTCTTTAATGTGCAATTTGTATTTAGACAAAAAAGACATTGAAGATAAGTACGATATTAACTTCAATGGCTATTTCTGTATTGAATTAACAAGCCTTAAATCCTTGGTGGCCGACGGTATTATTGAGCTTAGCGACCGTTATATTAGTGTTCCAGATAAGTCTCGGATTTACATAAGAGCAATATGTGCAAGGTTTGATGCTTACCTTAATAAAGACCATCATATCTCGCGCTATTCTACTGCGATTTAG
- a CDS encoding lactoylglutathione lyase: protein MVVDHIKVFIPSKDYEISKSFYGQIGFKGEFVSDELTLFENGDCQFFLQNFYQEDLAKNFMLQVCVKDIEAAHSLCKKATDKLKISDVSIEAWGKVFYLWGPSGELLHITELQKS from the coding sequence ATGGTTGTTGACCACATCAAAGTATTCATTCCCAGTAAAGATTACGAAATATCGAAAAGTTTTTACGGCCAAATCGGTTTTAAAGGTGAATTTGTTTCCGATGAATTAACCTTATTTGAAAATGGCGATTGCCAATTCTTTTTACAGAATTTCTATCAGGAAGATTTGGCAAAAAACTTCATGCTGCAGGTTTGCGTAAAGGATATTGAAGCGGCACATTCATTATGTAAAAAAGCCACCGATAAACTCAAGATATCAGACGTTTCGATAGAAGCGTGGGGAAAGGTATTTTATCTGTGGGGCCCTAGCGGCGAACTATTGCATATCACTGAGCTTCAAAAGTCTTAA
- a CDS encoding XdhC/CoxI family protein: MSNQLIHLLAQWHPLKDSHQWVLGLIYKTEGSCYRKAGAVMLFSDAGHQLGVLSGGCLESDINKQAQRVMQDGKYRTAVYDDNDEEDIAFKLGVGCGGVVHLALLPVNSDNHYLQLHTVYSHLVSGKACLWKQEINGQLSSSVSVCDSQQASSREPAGTTSLVKAEVKKVAALLDTQNGKRFLTVPCQPPPHLLIIGGGYDATFVVKMAVQQGWSVSVWDPRPAQARVEHFTDANFIVESTEAEALKLHIAEHNIDAAVLMSHHRQIDSKALATLSRHPLKYVAMLGPVHRKEEMFALAGVTESDFQGFFASPAGFDIGGDLPESIALSIIAQCHAVLAQKLPSLKQ, from the coding sequence ATGAGTAACCAGCTAATACACCTTTTAGCCCAGTGGCATCCGCTAAAGGATTCTCACCAGTGGGTGCTGGGGCTTATTTATAAAACGGAAGGCTCTTGTTACAGAAAAGCCGGGGCTGTGATGTTGTTCAGCGACGCAGGGCACCAGCTTGGTGTGTTAAGTGGGGGCTGCCTTGAGTCAGATATCAACAAGCAAGCCCAGCGGGTAATGCAAGATGGTAAGTATCGCACAGCGGTTTATGATGATAACGACGAAGAAGATATTGCCTTTAAGTTAGGTGTCGGCTGTGGCGGGGTTGTGCATTTAGCGCTGCTGCCCGTAAATAGCGATAATCATTATTTACAGTTACATACTGTGTATTCTCATTTGGTAAGTGGGAAGGCTTGCTTATGGAAGCAAGAAATCAATGGCCAGCTTTCCTCTTCTGTTAGTGTTTGCGACAGTCAACAAGCCAGTTCAAGAGAGCCGGCTGGCACTACCTCTTTGGTGAAGGCTGAAGTTAAAAAAGTGGCTGCTTTACTGGATACCCAAAACGGAAAGCGCTTTTTAACAGTACCTTGTCAACCGCCTCCACACTTACTTATTATTGGCGGTGGATACGATGCAACCTTTGTGGTGAAGATGGCGGTACAGCAAGGATGGTCGGTGAGTGTGTGGGATCCTAGGCCAGCACAGGCAAGGGTAGAGCACTTTACCGATGCTAACTTTATTGTCGAGTCTACTGAAGCCGAAGCACTCAAGTTGCATATCGCAGAGCATAATATTGATGCAGCGGTGCTGATGTCCCATCACCGTCAAATAGACAGCAAAGCCTTAGCAACATTAAGTCGGCACCCGCTGAAGTACGTGGCAATGTTGGGGCCTGTTCATCGTAAAGAAGAAATGTTTGCGCTAGCTGGGGTGACAGAGAGTGACTTTCAGGGCTTCTTTGCTAGCCCGGCTGGGTTTGATATTGGCGGCGATTTACCTGAAAGTATCGCGTTGTCGATTATCGCTCAGTGCCACGCAGTGCTAGCTCAAAAGCTACCATCATTAAAGCAGTAG